ATTGATGTATGCCTTTGATAATGAACTGAAGACGAAGATGATTCAAGGAGACAGTGTATTAGAAGGGAAGAGTATCAATAGCATCAAGTTGAAATACGAAAAGGATGAGGTAAGAGAAAATATCTCAGGTATGCAAGGTGTAAAATGGTGGTATGGAGATAAATTTTATGCCTATGGTATGCAGAAAATAAAGAATAAAGAAGATGCCGGAGTAGAATTGAATCGAAAAGTGTTCTATATCAATAAGGTAGAGAATTGATTTAAAATCCCTCGAATCTTCGTTTGAAATCCTTTTCTAAATGCATGGGGACTCTCTATATTTGCCTAATTTGAATCCCATGCAAAAAAGACTCCTACTCAATAAGAAGCATCTTGATATTACAATCTCTCGTCTTTGCCATGAATTGATTGAAAATCATCTTCCTTTTGAAAATACAGTTCTGATAGGACTTCAACCTAAAGGAGTTTTTGTGGCGGAAAGAATCAAGTCTAAGCTCGAAGAAATCATCAAGAAGCCAATAGAATTGGGGTATTTGGATATCACTTTTTATCGCGATGATTTTAGAAGGAGAGACGAGCCGCTAAAGCCTAATGAAACTAGAGTTCCCTTCATTATTGAGGATAAAAATGTGATACTCATCGATGATGTACTATATACAGGGAGGTCGGTTAAGTCTGCCATGGATGCGATGAGTGCTTTTGGCAGACCGTCAAAAGTGGAGTTTCTCACACTGATAGATCGAATTCACAGTCGTCATATTCCTATAGAAGCGAATTATATAGGCAAGCAAGTGAATACTGTGCTATCTCAGAAGGTCCTGGTGGAACTTACTGAGCAAGGGAAGAAAGAAGATAAAATTTGGTTGATTGATAAGTCTAAATAATGAGTCATTTAAGTAGTAAGCATTTACTGGGTATCAAAAATCTAACAAAGGAAGATATTCAACTGATATTCGAAACTGCAGACAATTTTAAAGACGTAATCAACCGACCGATCAAAAAGGTTCCTTCTCTTAGAGATATTACGATTGCCAATGTTTTCTTTGAAAATTCCACTCGAACGAAACTTTCATTCGAGCTGGCAGAAAAAAGGTTGTCAGCAGATGTGATCAATTTTTCGGCCTCTGGTAGTTCGGTCAAAAAAGGAGAAACGCTACTGGATACGGTCAATAATATTTTGGCTATGAAGGTGGACATGATTGTCATGCGTCATAGCTCTCCCGGTGCACCACATTTCTTGTCCAAACACATCAATGCAAATATTGTAAATGCAGGGGATGGTACCCATGAGCATCCTACTCAAGCGCTATTGGATGCGTATTCCATGAGAGAAAGAGTTGGGGATCTGGAAGGGAAGAATGTGGCTATCATTGGAGATATCGTACATTCAAGGGTGGCGCTCTCTAATATTTTTGCCTTGCAAAAGCTGGGGGCCAATGTTATGATCTGCGGACCTGCTACGCTCATTCCAAAGTACTTGTCATCATTTGGCGTCAAAGTGGTTTCAGATATTCGTCAGGCGCTAGAGTGGTGTGATATAGCTAATATTCTGCGTATCCAGCTGGAAAGACAACAAATCAAATATTTCCCATCCCTTAGAGAGTATTCGCTCTACTTTGGGGTCAATAAGAAGTTGCTGGACAGTCTGAACAAGGAAATCGTGATTATGCACCCAGGCCCAATCAATAGGGGGGTGGAGATCACCAGTGATGTGGCGGACTCACAACATTCTATCATATTGGATCAGGTTGAGAATGGAGTAGCCACTCGTATGGCGGTACTCTATTTGCTTGCAGGTAATGTTTCTTGATAATCCCCTTCTTTAGAAGGTTCAGGTTTCCCTCTCTTAATTTTAAGGCATAAAAAAACCGCACTTGTTCAAGTGCGGCTTCATTCATTAAGTGTTTTTCTAGTTCTTACTGAAGACCGTTCTTGATCAAAAAGTCATCGTATAGTACTTTAAAGTCGTCTACTTCAGGTGACATTTCAATAGCCTCTTCGTACTGAGTAAGTGCATCTAGTAAAAGATCGTTTTCTTCATAGAATGAAGCGTAGATCAATTTGTTCAGTGCAGAATTGTCAGGAACCTGAGCTTTTAGTTCTTCTAAATTTTCATTGATAGAAGAAGCGTCTTCAGCTGATATTCTTTTGATTCCATAGTCTGAAGAAACGATGTCTCCTTGATCTTTCACTTTAACGCTTAAGATTACCAATCTTTCATTTGACAAATTCTCATTGTCAAAGTTGATAGCCATGCTAGTAGAGTTCGTTTCAGCTTTATAGATTTCCTCATCAAAGATGTTCTTTATGCTTACTACATAAGAAGCATTTTCTACTTCTGGAGCTTCAGTCCATCTGATGATTGCCTCTGGGTTCAATATGTCTACTGAACTTGGTAGCATCACTTTAAGTGCACCTGCGCCAGTTGCTCTTTCTGCTGCTCCAGTAGCCTTCATATTCTGACGATAGTTACTATTTACATTGTCATCGTCGCTCATTCTGTTCATCACAAATTGAGCATACTTGTTTGCTACGTCATTTTGAGATTTGGCTAATTTCGATTCCAAATCCGTGATTTTAGTCACACCAGGGTTTCTTACTTCTATAGTTCGTCCTGTTTTATGCATCAATCCGATGTAAGCGCCGCTCGCTGCAATCAGTTCATCGCCACTCACTAGTGTCGCTCCAGTTTTCAGAGGCACTGTTTCTCCATTCACTTTTTTAACTTGATTGGCACCCTTACTGGCCAACACTCTAAAGACGAATCCTTGTCCAAAGCTGGTATTGACTAGAAAGAATATCAAAAGAGTTGAAAATATTAGTTTAGTTCTCATGATATAATGTATTAATGAATTACAAATTTACAATTTATTGATTTGGGTCAATTCTTTTCGGCCTTCTTTTGTGAAAAGATTCTTAAACACGCCAAAGTAAACCTCTAATGCGTCTCCCGCAATAAGAACGCCTAAAATCATCCAAGTATTATCTATTTGGTAGTTATATACGTTAAATACAACCAATCCTAATGTGAATAACGCAAAAGCTTCGATTAATTGTATAAGTTTTGTCAAACCATCGTACCATTTTGGCATCACCTTGTAGATAAAAACAAAAACAATGATGTTGAGGTACAATATTACAATCGCCAATAGATATTCCAAATAGTCATCCATTTCGTTAATGTAATCTTCGGCCAAAATCATCGACATGGCATTGGCATGAACTACGCCCCCAAACATATCCGCATGTGCTTTTCCAGCATATTTGGCATTTAGTGGAGTGAAATATTTATCCTCAAGCGCGATACGGTCCCCCAGTTCAGCCCCCATGAAGCAAAAAAGTACACATTTGTCCTTAATCAATTCTGGAGCGAACTGCCCATCAAATATCTGATACCAGTCCAATGCAAAATAGGTGATGGGCGCTTCTGTTGCACCATAGTCGAAGATATTGCCTCGGTAATTGATGACTTCTACATCTTTGTTTCTATCTAGAAATTTTTGAGCCTTCACGGAGTCCATGTATTGGACTAATTTAACAGCAAGAGAATACTCAATCTCACCATTTACCATTTCCTTAGGGGCAAAAGTTCTACATACTTTGATGTCCTCCTGATCTGCTGCCCCTGTGATAAAGTTAGCAAAGGCTGTTTCAGCATATTGATTGAACATCGGGTGAGAGGTAGCCAACGAGTCGAATGAATTTTCCTCATTTGGTTCTAATAGCTTACTCACTAAAACCAAGTTTTCCACTTGAGAGAAGGCATACTGTAAGGCCAAATCTCCAAGGGTGTCTTTCTTTTGATTGTAAAAGAAAAGGTCAACTCCAATAACTCTTGGCTCAGCTGCATTGATAATGTTGATTAGGTCAGCAATCCCTTGTCGGTTTAGGGTACCTACATTGACCATGATTATATCTTCCTCAGCAACTGGATCTTCCCTTAGCTGAGAAAACACGATATCTGTACTCTCCATATCTGCAAAGGCATCACCGATGGGATCGAATACATCAAATACTTTGAAAGCAAAAACTTGACTAACTATACCGCCAATGGCTAAAATGAATAGTAGTCCGAATATGGTGTCTAACCAGAATTTTTTAAACATGCTAGGGCCAATTAAAGGTTAAGTTCGTTCATTTATCTTTCTGACTCTTAGTTAGTAACCAAGAATGGTAAAATTAGAAATAACAAAAGTTAATAGGTGCATCATTCAATTTTTCTCGATGAACACCAAATATTAAGCTATAAACATATGCATTCTTAAGAATAGAAAAAAATTACCATGCCCATTATGGCGCTATTATTCTGTGTGTTAAATCTTAAATTGAATAGATTGATCATTAAATGAGACGGGAAAAGTTTGAATATTACCGGGACGGCTTATTAGCAGGAGATAGGAATGTGTTGTCCAAAAGCATTTCTATCATAGAAAGTCAGTCAGAAGAGGATCATCAGCTGGCCATGCGCATACTTTCTAGTCTTCCGGCTCAGGAGTCCATTCGAATAGGGATAAGTGGAGCTCCAGGGGTAGGAAAAAGCACTTTCATTGAGGCCTTTGGTCAAACGTTGATAGAAGATAAGCACAAGCTAGCAGTCCTCGCAATTGATCCTAGTAGTCCATTTGGTGGAGGTAGTATTTTGGGAGACAAGACGCGAATGTCTGAGTTGAGCAGACTAAAGGATGTTTATATCAGGCCAAGTGCCTCCTTGAATCACGTAGGAGGTACTGGCGCCAAAACCTATCAAACGATGTTGTTATGTGAGGCTGCTGGATTTGATCGAATCATTATCGAAACGGTAGGCGTAGGGCAAACAGAAGCAGTAGCCAGACAGATGGTTGATTTTTTTCTCCTGTTGGCCCAGCCCGCATCTGGGGATGAGCTGCAGGGGATTAAAAAGGGAATCATGGAGCATGTGGATGGCATAGTGGTCAATAAAGCAGATAATAATCTGATCAAGGAGGCCAAACGCACGCAGATGGAATTGAGGGAGGCCTTACATTACCTTTCAACAGAGGAAAGTCCAAAAGTATTGACCTGTTCTTCGACAGAGGGAGCGGGAATGAAGGAAATCAAAGAATGGATTTTGGACTTTTGTGGTGAGAGAAAGGAAAATGGGGGATTTGCGCAAAGAAGAAAGGAGCAATCTGAAGCCGTGCTTGTGGGGCTCATGCAAAATTCGCTAATGAAATTCATCTCCTCACAACAGCCCGTCAAAGATCAGCAGAGTCTTAAGTTGAATGAATTGAAAGCCAACAAGCTGAATTTGATTCAGGCATTAGACCAATTTGAAAGATGGCTTCAGAATCAGAGCCTCTCGGATTGATCAGCTAGCGTTTTAACTTCAAGTCGGCAAACTCGAAAGTACTGCGCAATTCTCCTTCCGTTGTTTGTGCCACATAGGTCTTTTCTAACGTGTCCAAAATCTCATATTCAATTCGGGAATTGAATATCGGCCCGTCGAATACAAAAGAGTGGAATTCGCCATTTTCTCCACATGGGTCTATTTTAGGTCCAAATGATTGGATAATCTCTTCGTTCAGGACTTTCCCGCATATCGATTCCGTAAACAATTCCTTTTTCGCTGTACAGATTACTGTTTTGAATCCAATATTCAGGATTTTAGTGATCAATTCATCGGTCGGGATTTTCCAGAGAGGGTAAACCCCTGTGATGGAATGTGTGCTAAAAATCTTATCTCGATAGACTTTCAGATCTTCCAGAAAGATGTCTCCAGATGCCACATGATAGACGCCCATTTTTTTAATCCTATCATAGTATTTGGCCAGTTCTTTTTCGTAGCTGTCGTTGCTTTTGTCTTCCGGAATGGAGAGAAAGTGAATAGGCAGACCAAACGATGCTGCTTGTGCTTCTATCATGTTTTTGGGTACGCCGTGCATGGAGACTCTGTCGAGATCAGCCGATAGGGCAGTGTGTAGTTCGACTACCTGATAGGTTGGGTCATTGAGTAATAAATACAGCATGTAGGCAGAGTCTTTTCCGCCGCTCCAACTGACTGATACTGGGATGGGTTTCATACTTTGTTGATGTATTGAATGGTAATTTGTTTCTGGTTGATAGATACCTGGCTCACACTGCCATAGTCGATCTGCAACTTGAAACTGTTCTTCAGATCCAAATCAAGAATGATGGATAATAAAGCGCGAATGACTCCACCATGTGAAATGATAGCCACGGTGTCTAGTTCTTTTTCCAATAGCTCGTTCCAAAAGGCTTTGACTCTTTCTGCCAGCTGAAGATAGGACTCGCCTTTGGGTGGGGCTAGTTCTACATAGCTCTCCATCCATGGATTGAGTTGTTCTTTGGGGATGTCTTCCCATTTTTTTAGCTCCCAGTCACCGAAATTCAATTCCTTCAATCTTGCGTCAAAATTGATCTCTCCCTCTAGCTCCCATGCCAGTGTTTTGCATCTCAGCAAGGGGCTGGAATACACAGCACCTAGTTTTTCTGGGAGTAAGCTTTGGGTTTGGGCGAGATCTTTTTGATATCCCATGGCAAGTGGGAGATCGCTCTGGCCATAGCAAGTGCCTTTGGGAACATCGGGAGTTGTGTGTCTGACTAGATAAATTTCCATATAAGATAAAAACTGAGATAAACGGCAATTTCGCTGATCTGCTGCACAGCACCCAAACAATCACCCGTATATCCTCCAATCCATTTGTTGAAATAGCGATTGAGGTAAAGGTTGACAAGGACAAGGACTGGCATAAGTGACAAAACTCTGAGATCAAGAAAGAGTAGCAAGGGCGTGAGCCCTAACACGCTGGCAGTGATCAGGGTAGTGCTCGTCATCTTTTTAGCGATCGGTTTGGCCTTGCTATCCTCATTTTCTCTCACATATTGGCTTCTGCTCATCAGCCAAACTGCATTGGTTCTACTGAGTGAGTGAGCGATTAACATCACTCCGCAAAGCCATTGAATATTTTCTAATTCTACCAGCTCTCGTAAACTGAAAAATTTTAGTGTCAATATCAGAATCAGCCCAATGACGCCATAGGCACCCAGTACGCTGTCCTTCATGATTTTTAGAATCTTGTCGCGTGTCCAGCCCCCACCAAAGCCATCGCATACATCTGCAAATCCATCTTCGTGAAAACCTCCTGTGATCAGGATAGTGGTGATCATGGATAGGAGCAGGGCGATTTCTATGGAGAAAAGCAGCGAGCTAGCATAAAGAATGATTGCACCCAATCCACCGACTATCCAACCAATTAAGGGAAAGTATCGTGTGGCCAGATTGAGGTAATCGGGATTGTGATCGACCCATTTGGGACAGGGGATGCGCGTGTAGAACATCAGCGCGGTAAAAAATACGTGAATTTCCTTTTTGATCATGACTGGCCAGAGACTTGGGCGCTTTCAAAGCTCGCCATTTCGTTCAGGAATTGTATGCTGGATTGAATAATGGGGTAGGCCATGGCACAGCCGGTTCCTTCGCCCAGGCGCATGCCCAGTTGTAGGATGGGTTGGGCCTCTAGGTATTCCAACATATGTTTATGTCCTGATTCATCGGACTGATGAGAAAACAGCGCGTAACTCTGAATATGAGGATAAAGTTTTTTGGCGGTCAGGAAAACAGAGGTAGCAATGAATCCATCTACCATGATCGTTATTTTGCTTTCTGCAGCCTGTAGCATAGCCCCGAGCATCATGGCCATTTCCAGTCCTGCTACTGATCGGAAATAGTCTAAAGGTGCTTTGATCTTATCCTGATGCTTTTCGAATACTTGTTTTAATACTTCTTTTTTGTGATCCAGTGCTTCACATTCTACTCCGGTACCCCGTCCGACACAGTCTATGATGTCTGTATCAGTGAAAGCAGCCATCAGCAGGCTGGCGGCAGAGGTATTGCCAATACCCATCTCTCCAAATCCGATGATGTTGCAGCCTTCTTCCACTTTGTGACAGACCATCGAGGAACCGATGTTGATGGCGTGCTCCAGATCGATCTGGTTCATCGCTTCCGTTTTCAGGCTGTTTTGCGTTCCCATGGCGATCTTTCTATCCGTGAGATGTGGATCGAAATTAAAGTGATGATTGACACCTGCATCCACGATTTGAAGATCGATATTGTGCTGTTTGCAAAACGCATTGATCGCGGCACCTCCCGACAGGAAGTTGAGCACCATCTGGTGGGTGACTTCAGCAGGGTAGGCGCTGACTCCTTCTTCACTGAGCCCATGATCTCCGGCAAAAACCATGATGGCCGGATGGGACAGGGTGGGAGTTAGGCTTTGTTGTACCAGGCAGATTTGGGCGGCAATTTTTTCCAGTAGCCCCAGAGAGCCTAGTGGTTTGGTTTTATAATCGATTTTGTTTTGGATGTCCGTTAGCAGGTCATCTTTGGGAGTATGGATATTGAATGTTCTCATTTGAGTCGAAGTGCTAAGCCAGATACCATGAAAAATGCCTCGTCTGCATGACGAGCGATGAGTTGATTGGTCCAGCCCTGCAATTCTACAAAATTGCGAGCGGATTTAGAATTCGCATGCAACCCCATTCCGATTTCATTGGAAATAATGATCAGATGTCCCTGGTAATCCAGTAGTTTTTGGAATTCTTTTTGGGCCAGTTCGAATGAGGGGTCCCTTTCATATTTGCAGTGGGAGAAGATGTTGGTTAGCCAAAGGGTAACGCAGTCCATGACGATCACTCTATCCATGGGCAGTGCGTCGAATAGCTCAATTTGCGCTTCGATGGTCGTCCATCTTTCGTCTCGATCGCTCTGGTGGCGGGAAATTCGTTCTTCGAATTCTTCGTCCCATTTTTTAGCAGTAGCGAGATAAATGGGCTTTGCAGTACGCTCTAGTGCCAGGTCTTGTGCGTATCGGGATTTTCCGGATCGCTCCCCTCCGGAGATATAGGTGATCATAACTTTGATGTGAAATTTTCTAACCGATGACAAGGCGAAAGGTACTCAAATTAGAATATTCCTTTCGCCATAATCTTCGGTTGACTTAGGGTTTCTTAATAAGCAATCCCGTTCGGGCCAATGCCTACCGTATGTTCTTCGATGAAAGAGCCATCTATTTGGTAGATTTTGATAGACCCTGGGTTGGTGTAATCTGGTGCTATCCCTGTAATGATTTGGTTGGTAGATAAGTCTACTCCCAATCCATATATATTCTCATCATTGAACAAGTTGTGAAAGTCTTGAACGTTGGCAGATGCTATGTTCATATTGATGCTCGCAGTGTAAACACCCCCCTGATATTTGAAAATCAGCGTCTCGCCAGTCGCATCAACCAAAAGTCGACTAGGGCCTACGCCCAAGGCTGGTGCTTCGATTTTGAGTTGACTAGTATTGTTGTCTGTATCGATTTTGGCTAAGAATCCTGGAGTAGATTCTTCTGTGTTCAAGCTCCAGTCTTCGTTGTATACAGATCGGCCTGATCCGGTTACCCAAACGTTGTTGTTTTGGTCCAGGACAAGGCTAGATGGATTGTCACCTACCTCGATGGTTGCGACTACTTCGTCCGTGTTGGTGTCTAGTACCACTACAGTATTGTCATAGCTCCATCCACCGGAGTTAGCAGCATAGACGCGATCTCCTACCAATACCATTTGGTTGGTACCAGCTCCTGTGCTTATGGTTTTGGTCACGGTGTAAGTGCTGAGGTCGATTACTTTGATCGTCCCTGTTGATCCGTCAGCGCCCCAGTCAGAAACGTAGGCTTTGCTGGCATCCACTCCTAGAAAATATCTCGGTGACGGCAGCTCTTCGTCTATGGTAGCTACCAATGAATAATCAAGGGTGCTGATTACTTCGATCTTAGAGGAGTTTTGCACAACGATAAATCCCTGATCGTTGAAAATAGTCATGGACTGGGCCTGATCTCCTAATGGTTTTCCTGTCGCGGTTTCGAAGAGGTTGTTGCTAACCGAACCTGTCGCCTTGTCTAGATAGGAAAGACTGGCGTTGGCATTGCCCCATGCGCCTTCATTGACAATAAAAAAGCCATCTTGGCCAGGTACAAAGCCCGTACCCTCATCTTCAGAA
This is a stretch of genomic DNA from Reichenbachiella ulvae. It encodes these proteins:
- the pyrR gene encoding bifunctional pyr operon transcriptional regulator/uracil phosphoribosyltransferase PyrR yields the protein MQKRLLLNKKHLDITISRLCHELIENHLPFENTVLIGLQPKGVFVAERIKSKLEEIIKKPIELGYLDITFYRDDFRRRDEPLKPNETRVPFIIEDKNVILIDDVLYTGRSVKSAMDAMSAFGRPSKVEFLTLIDRIHSRHIPIEANYIGKQVNTVLSQKVLVELTEQGKKEDKIWLIDKSK
- a CDS encoding aspartate carbamoyltransferase catalytic subunit translates to MSHLSSKHLLGIKNLTKEDIQLIFETADNFKDVINRPIKKVPSLRDITIANVFFENSTRTKLSFELAEKRLSADVINFSASGSSVKKGETLLDTVNNILAMKVDMIVMRHSSPGAPHFLSKHINANIVNAGDGTHEHPTQALLDAYSMRERVGDLEGKNVAIIGDIVHSRVALSNIFALQKLGANVMICGPATLIPKYLSSFGVKVVSDIRQALEWCDIANILRIQLERQQIKYFPSLREYSLYFGVNKKLLDSLNKEIVIMHPGPINRGVEITSDVADSQHSIILDQVENGVATRMAVLYLLAGNVS
- a CDS encoding CHASE2 domain-containing protein, whose protein sequence is MFKKFWLDTIFGLLFILAIGGIVSQVFAFKVFDVFDPIGDAFADMESTDIVFSQLREDPVAEEDIIMVNVGTLNRQGIADLINIINAAEPRVIGVDLFFYNQKKDTLGDLALQYAFSQVENLVLVSKLLEPNEENSFDSLATSHPMFNQYAETAFANFITGAADQEDIKVCRTFAPKEMVNGEIEYSLAVKLVQYMDSVKAQKFLDRNKDVEVINYRGNIFDYGATEAPITYFALDWYQIFDGQFAPELIKDKCVLFCFMGAELGDRIALEDKYFTPLNAKYAGKAHADMFGGVVHANAMSMILAEDYINEMDDYLEYLLAIVILYLNIIVFVFIYKVMPKWYDGLTKLIQLIEAFALFTLGLVVFNVYNYQIDNTWMILGVLIAGDALEVYFGVFKNLFTKEGRKELTQINKL
- the meaB gene encoding methylmalonyl Co-A mutase-associated GTPase MeaB — encoded protein: MRREKFEYYRDGLLAGDRNVLSKSISIIESQSEEDHQLAMRILSSLPAQESIRIGISGAPGVGKSTFIEAFGQTLIEDKHKLAVLAIDPSSPFGGGSILGDKTRMSELSRLKDVYIRPSASLNHVGGTGAKTYQTMLLCEAAGFDRIIIETVGVGQTEAVARQMVDFFLLLAQPASGDELQGIKKGIMEHVDGIVVNKADNNLIKEAKRTQMELREALHYLSTEESPKVLTCSSTEGAGMKEIKEWILDFCGERKENGGFAQRRKEQSEAVLVGLMQNSLMKFISSQQPVKDQQSLKLNELKANKLNLIQALDQFERWLQNQSLSD
- a CDS encoding adenine nucleotide alpha hydrolase: MKPIPVSVSWSGGKDSAYMLYLLLNDPTYQVVELHTALSADLDRVSMHGVPKNMIEAQAASFGLPIHFLSIPEDKSNDSYEKELAKYYDRIKKMGVYHVASGDIFLEDLKVYRDKIFSTHSITGVYPLWKIPTDELITKILNIGFKTVICTAKKELFTESICGKVLNEEIIQSFGPKIDPCGENGEFHSFVFDGPIFNSRIEYEILDTLEKTYVAQTTEGELRSTFEFADLKLKR
- the cobC gene encoding alpha-ribazole phosphatase, encoding MEIYLVRHTTPDVPKGTCYGQSDLPLAMGYQKDLAQTQSLLPEKLGAVYSSPLLRCKTLAWELEGEINFDARLKELNFGDWELKKWEDIPKEQLNPWMESYVELAPPKGESYLQLAERVKAFWNELLEKELDTVAIISHGGVIRALLSIILDLDLKNSFKLQIDYGSVSQVSINQKQITIQYINKV
- a CDS encoding adenosylcobinamide-GDP ribazoletransferase, with protein sequence MIKKEIHVFFTALMFYTRIPCPKWVDHNPDYLNLATRYFPLIGWIVGGLGAIILYASSLLFSIEIALLLSMITTILITGGFHEDGFADVCDGFGGGWTRDKILKIMKDSVLGAYGVIGLILILTLKFFSLRELVELENIQWLCGVMLIAHSLSRTNAVWLMSRSQYVRENEDSKAKPIAKKMTSTTLITASVLGLTPLLLFLDLRVLSLMPVLVLVNLYLNRYFNKWIGGYTGDCLGAVQQISEIAVYLSFYLIWKFI
- the cobT gene encoding nicotinate-nucleotide--dimethylbenzimidazole phosphoribosyltransferase, whose product is MRTFNIHTPKDDLLTDIQNKIDYKTKPLGSLGLLEKIAAQICLVQQSLTPTLSHPAIMVFAGDHGLSEEGVSAYPAEVTHQMVLNFLSGGAAINAFCKQHNIDLQIVDAGVNHHFNFDPHLTDRKIAMGTQNSLKTEAMNQIDLEHAINIGSSMVCHKVEEGCNIIGFGEMGIGNTSAASLLMAAFTDTDIIDCVGRGTGVECEALDHKKEVLKQVFEKHQDKIKAPLDYFRSVAGLEMAMMLGAMLQAAESKITIMVDGFIATSVFLTAKKLYPHIQSYALFSHQSDESGHKHMLEYLEAQPILQLGMRLGEGTGCAMAYPIIQSSIQFLNEMASFESAQVSGQS
- a CDS encoding bifunctional adenosylcobinamide kinase/adenosylcobinamide-phosphate guanylyltransferase produces the protein MITYISGGERSGKSRYAQDLALERTAKPIYLATAKKWDEEFEERISRHQSDRDERWTTIEAQIELFDALPMDRVIVMDCVTLWLTNIFSHCKYERDPSFELAQKEFQKLLDYQGHLIIISNEIGMGLHANSKSARNFVELQGWTNQLIARHADEAFFMVSGLALRLK
- a CDS encoding YncE family protein, whose product is MKTNTLFNTWIKYSVFVLALVLSSCSEDEGTGFVPGQDGFFIVNEGAWGNANASLSYLDKATGSVSNNLFETATGKPLGDQAQSMTIFNDQGFIVVQNSSKIEVISTLDYSLVATIDEELPSPRYFLGVDASKAYVSDWGADGSTGTIKVIDLSTYTVTKTISTGAGTNQMVLVGDRVYAANSGGWSYDNTVVVLDTNTDEVVATIEVGDNPSSLVLDQNNNVWVTGSGRSVYNEDWSLNTEESTPGFLAKIDTDNNTSQLKIEAPALGVGPSRLLVDATGETLIFKYQGGVYTASINMNIASANVQDFHNLFNDENIYGLGVDLSTNQIITGIAPDYTNPGSIKIYQIDGSFIEEHTVGIGPNGIAY